The window TTAACGCCGGAGCAACCGACCTGCGCGGACCCGCCACCGCCAGCCAACGAACCTGGCCCGCGGCAGCGTTCCGGCGGCGCGTGCCCATCCGTGGGCGCCGTACGTGCACGGCCGAAGAGCCAGAGGTCGAGAGGTTTGAAACGATGGTGGTTTTTAATGGCCGGCAGGGACCTGGGCGGCGCCATGCGGAGCGCGGCGAGGCGCGCGACGCGTCACGGCGAGCGGGGCGCCACATTGAACTCCCCTCCCGGCTCGGCTCGGCACGGCGGTGGCACGCGCTCCGTGTGACCGGCGTTAACTCGTCGGATTATTAGGTTATTACTGCTCCCCGTGGATTCCCGTTCCGTTTCGTTCGGTCACGGGAAAACGGCCGGCTTCCCGTTCGGACGGACGCGTGCATTTGGTAGGTGCGTGAGCCGTGAGGATGCCTCGTGTACCGTCTGTATATTTTAGGACGGACGGGCTATTAGCTTGGATACTCATGCTGTCGATCGTCCGTATATTTTACTCCATGCCCTTTTTTGCGAGTATATTTTACACCATGCCTTTCTCCATCGTGTTTTGACTGTCAAACGATGACACGTGCTACTCCGTATAGAAACCTTAATTACAAGGACAAATGAGTGTTTCGGactagaagcatcgaccgatttaacAGCGAAGCCGTATCATTAGCACCGGACACAAGTTTGTCGTCTCCCACGATTTCACAGCGTACAAATTTTTATTAAAAAATGGCGAACTTGTAGACCATTTTCTTCTGATTTGCATGAAAAGACTTGAGACGTCAATCTGCTAGAAGATTCTTAGTACATAATTTCTCCATTTCTACTCCTTTCCCTCTAAATTATTTTGCTGGGTTTTCACACGGTGAAACGCGGTCTGGAATAACTCCTCAGCCCCACCGGCCACGGGGCGGTTACTATCAGCTGAGAGCGGTTCCGGATTCGGCCCATCATTGAATCGGGACACGTACGTGACATGGATGACCTCGGACGGTTGCTGTAGCCCGATACCAGACAGCCGACTAGTCGCGCCACGACGTAACTGCCGGAGCAGCCACACGAAGGCACCCGAAATTTGCCCGTCCAATCGGCACGGAGATGTATCAACGGCCGTTAAGTGCGTAGTACTACGAGGACGTCAATTTGCACACTGGAATTTCCGCCTACTCCCTCCTGTCCTTTTTACGCTGCATATAAATTTgtgaagtcaaactttataaaatttGATCATATTTATATGAGAAAATATCAACATCATAATATTATaattatacaatatgaaaattaaGTTCATGACACATCTAATGATACCGATTTCAAATTGTGAATCTTGATGCTTTTCTCTAAGAAGTcgatcaaactttacgaagttttacTTCATAAAATCTTATATGAGGAGTAAAAAAAACTAGAGGAAGTACCATAGACAGAAAATGTCATTTTACATCACACTTGCGAAAATCATGAGAGACATCGGGGGAGGAGCACGGCAGTTTAGGAACATTTTGAAGAAAACAACCTCAAGAAAAACTAAATTACATCAACACCCTCATATTTTCTTGCCCTCGCTACTCCATCATCGAATAGGTAGAGTCATAGTAGTTGTGGTGCGTTGATCAGGGTTTCGGTTACTGCTTGAAATTTGGTTACCTGACGGCAACCGCATATCTCGGTGCCCCACGAGAAATTACCTTTACTGAGCAAAACATCCTGAATTTTTTAATTTAAATGAATTTTGGTTGAAATTTATTTAGATTAAAAAATCATTCAAAAATCCGTTCGTAACTGCTTGGTAATTGTCGGTTACCGCGTACCGCGGTAACTGAAAACTTGATGCCCCATGAGATTATTTTTTACATCTGGGATCCAGAACCTTGGTGTCGATCGGGGATCTTCCCCATGCTCCTTTAATTCTGAACATCCCATATGTTGTCCATGTTGTCGAGGAGAAAACTGGAACCAACTGTCGAACATGCAATCTTGTTCCATGACCTCCGACTTCCCCAAAACATTGACGTTACCGCTAGAAATGGCAACTACCATAGAACGTATGAACACCAAATCTCGTGCGATGGGGGACCAATGGAAGAAGGCTCCTAAGGATCCCTTGACATCACCATTGGGTGCCACCCACATGTGGCTATGATAGAAGAAAATGCACTCGTAAATATTGCCGCGACTACCATTAAAAGTCCGTAGAGAAAACAATAAACCTAACCCCAAATACATGCAAAGCAAAGAGCCGCCACCCCTCCCTGCCGGTCAGCAAAGCGATGATTGGATGGGGAGAGAAGCCATGGCCTCGCCGGTGGAGCAAGGCACGAAGGACGTCGTCCTTGATCAATGAGAAGGTTGTTGTTGCATATGCCTTGTGTCGGCTGAACTACTCTTACTCGGCTTGCTACTGTACCACGTGCGATCAAACTTCCTTTTTATGCGATTTGCTAATCCCGCAATTGTAAAATTTGGTTATGCCAATTGTTGATAGGAGATTAACAGAAGAGTCATCGCCCAAGCCGGAACGAGGATGTTGCGGGTGGCTGCGAGGGCTCACCAAGAACAAGCCAAAGCTAGAGGTGACGCAGTTGGCTGTGGCGCTGCGGAGTGAAGGCAAGGTGCAGGCATGATGGCTCGGGTACAAGTGGCGCTGACATCGGAGGGGAAGGGTTTAGAGGGATGGTCGGGGTGACGATAGCACGATGAAAGTGGCGACTCGGGTAGGTCGTGGCAGCGAGGTGGAGGCCGGCGGTTAGGTCTGAATTGGAGGGTGGCACACGGGTGGCGAGCGGCAGATTGGTGGAGAAAGAAGGGATGCGAGGAGGAAGATGGTCGGAGGTTGACCCTGTTGAGACAAATCAACAGAGAGAGCAAAGAAGATTTGAGGCAACGGTTTCATGAGTGATCTCCTTTTATCTGTCACGTCTTGCAAAGCCGTCGCTGGCACAATCCGTAGGTATACAAAGTGATAAACGCAGAAGATCAAGAGTCATGATTTTGTTTTTCTGGTTACCTAGTAATTACTCAACGATCTAACTGAAAACGACCTCTGATGGATGATAAAGCAGAAACCGTACGTCACTAATTACCAGGCAATACCCCGAACTTCTTTCTAGTCAAATCGGAGTGGCCGTGTGAAAATTGGGCTGGTTAACCAGGTAGAGGTTACAACTTACAACGGTGTAATTAACACAACTGAACAGATGGTTAAGCAAGAGCAGAAGAGAGGCTAGGCTTTCCCATTATCAATTAAATGAACCAGCAAAGGCGAAAGCAACAGGGACGCAAAGTAAAGTTTAAGGCCCGACAGGCACAATCATTGAGACGTATATGCATATAAAAAAAGTCAGAAAGGTATACACATTACACACGTACGCACCCGACAGGGAGAGCCTCTCTCATGTCATCATCCAAACACTGCCTGACACGACTAGGAATTAGTTCATCACAGCGGCGGCTTAGTCTATTAACCTCCTCTCCGATAATCAGCTTTTGAACGCAAAAAGGCAGAGAAGCCAACCAAAAGGAGAGGTCCACGGTTACACTTACATGCATGCACAAGAATATACAATGGCCGGCCGCTTCCAGTACTAGCTAGCTACTACGGCTGTTCGACTACCTATCGTCTATGATTGATGGATGGATTAGCTAAACTGAACAAGATTCGGGACGAAACCCCCAGACCAAGAAATGGCAAAAGTGTAGGAGGATCGTGTCCATGTCCATGTCCTGCAGCTGGCTGCAAGGATCATATGTTACTTGCGACGTGAGGTATTAGCTTAGCTATGGCGGCCACTGCTACTTACTTGTAGCTAGCTAGCTATGGCGGTGGTGCTGGTCGATGTTGATGAGCGTCGTGTATGTACGTACGTGCGGTCGGCGGAGCGCGGATCGATCAGCAGGCGGCGGAGTGGGTGAAGGGGTTGAAGAAGTGGTGGGTGGCGGCCTTGGGCCTGTCGGGGTCGACCttgccggtggcggcggcggcggttcctcCCAGGCGCTCGCAGGACGGGCAGATGGTCAGCGTCGCGGCCGGCAGCTGCATGTAGAACGGCGCCGGCGGGGCCGCGGCGGAGGACGGCGTCCCGGGGTGTTGGCTGGCgttgttgggcggcggcggcggcggggcgaactTGATGGCGCGGAGCTCCTGCAGCTCCCGCTGCAGCCGGCGGTTCTCCTCGGTGAGCGTCTCGCAGCAGCGCTTCAGGAACTCGCAGTCCACCTCCGTCTGCTTCAGCTTCGTCCTGCATGCACGTGTAACACGGGATCCAACGTTACTTATCAAAGAAAGTTCACCACCAGGACCGAAATGACCCGTAATTTTAGGCAGAGGTTCCGCTGATTTTTCATGCATGCATGGACGTAAAACAAAATGAATCGAGATGGGAGTGCAACACACAAAATGATTGCCCGTCTTTTTTTTTGAGAAGATGAAGAGGTGTATAATACAAGAATTGTTGCAAGTCAGCTCTAGCAGGGGACCGTAATATAACCTGGAGTGCATACTTATATGCGTATAATAATACGTAGAGTACAAGGTTACTAACCTGGCTCTTCTGTTCTGGAACCAGACTTCCACCTGCCTTGGCCTGAGGTTTAGCTGCTTGGCTAAAGCCACTTTCTGCTTCTGCTCAAATCCAAATAGGACACACAAAGGAAAAAAGAACTGTTCAGTAACTCATTTTTTTCTTGATTCAGTAGCTCATAGCTACTATGGATCAAGAAAATAAACCAGATTTATTTGTGGATTTGCTTGTACGCATGTTGTGTACGCGCATGCATAAATAGAGAGAAGATCTCAGCAGATGATAGATGAGGCATGTTAGGTATCTGCGGCTATCTATCAGCAGCGGTGAATCGATTCGAACGTGACTAGTACGCATGCGTACgtgcgtacgtacgtacgtaccggGTTGAGGGTGCTGTGCTCCTTGAAGCGGTCCTCCAGGAGCGCGGACTGCTCCTTGGTGAGCCTCAGCTTCTTCCGCGTGCtgccgtcgtcgtcctcctcggcacccaccgccgtggacgaCACCATCTCGCCCAGCTCCGCCTCCTCTGCGCGCTCCCTCTTCACCGCGCCCCCCACCGACATGGACGACACGCCGCCGGACGCGGTGCCGGTCATGGTGGTGTCGTCCGGCATGCTGAGGGTCAGCGACGGCTCCGCCTCCCACAGGGTCAGCCGGCCGCTGTTGCTGCCGCGGTGCGCCGACGACGACCCGTCGCCTccgcccccgccgccaccgcccagGGACAGGCCCAGcgccaggccggcgtcgtggacctccTCCTGCGACATGGCGTGCCGCACAAATCGGCAGAGCCAATGGTCTCTAGCTAGCTTGACCCAAGAACCAGCAAACTATATCTTGTCTATCTACGCCGACTTGAATCCTCTCGCAATTCTTGCAAGGTGTCGCGGAAGTGTATTCGCGCGTCTGTGTAGGAGAGGTgaggagaggggaggggaggaAGGAAGGAATGAGTGAGGGGAATGAATTGGTTGAGGCCGAGGGGTTGAGAATATttgaggaggaagaggggcgagGGAGGGGGGTGTGGAGCCGCCCGGGGGGGGGTGGACAAGGCGATGGAAGCCCACATCACACGGGCGTACGCGCACGCGCACTCGACACTTGCGAATGTTTGACAAGCCCAGCACAGGCAGCAGCGAGGGAGATCGACCCCTCGCGCCGGGAGGGTCCAGCCTCCATCCACAGACCAGAGTGCCGTGCTGCGCCCTctgtctccctccctctctctgggCGTGTTCCCTCCTGCAGATCTGCATATTTTTCATCTCGTTCTCAACACCCAGCCATCGCTGCTGCTCAAAAGTCGGGTTTTTCTTTGTGCTGCTGGTATGGATGGATGATTAGGGGTGCCGCGTGGACGCGCGTGTGGAAAGGGGCCGGCAATATTAGAAGCCGCACGCACACATCAGCCTCGCCCGCCCGGCCCCCGTCTGCCCACACGCATGCATGTAGGCATTACAAAAGGCGAGACCTCGGCAATATTAGATCCtccgtttcttttcttttttgcttgccACTGTTCGTTCACCGAGGGTGGGCGCGTTCTAGATCAGTTAGGTACGCACGTACGTGTATAGATAATAAGAGCTCGTCCGTCCGTTCAGGTACGGGACATCCACATCCTACTTTGGTTCTGGTACAAGTATTTCACATGataatcatgcatgcatgcatgcatggcccgATAATTGTTAGGTATTTGCACAAATGATTGTGGCAAAAATGTTACGACTCATCATGCACCCACCCAGCCATATGAACCGCCTACGTATGCGCTCATTTACTAGACGTGTGGTTGGCCGGCCTGGTGCGTGGTTTCTTCCCAATTCCCGGTTACTTTCCTTGATCGCCATCGAGTGCTACTACTGGTATGGACTTTTTCTGCAACCTGGCTACCCTCCCAATTCCATGTAGCTAGCTCGCTAGGTCTTGCTGCCTGGCCTCTAGCCCCCGGCCTTTCCCTCGCCACCTTCCTGCTTTCCACATCGGACATGAGCGCGCCCCTGGACCGGAAACTGGCCTCTTTTGCGCGGTGTGGGGCACGGCTGCTGCCTCATCCTGTGACATCTTTCTCAATGATAGGCCTGGAGCGAGCGAGTTCACATTGCATCCGTCCACCCGTCATTCTCGCCTCTTGCTTGCTAACCAGGGCGTCGAGGCTAACTACAAGGCCGGAGAGAATTAATTGTGGCAAGACTTTCTTCCTCGATTCTACTGGCGCTTCCACTGTTTTCTTGGTTGGTTTACGTTCCTTTTTGTGCGTTGCACATCATCACATGGCCTCCCgtggcatgtactccctccgtttggaattacttgtcttggatatggatgtatctagaattaaaatacgtttagatacatccatttctgcgacaagtaattccgaacgaagggagtacagtAGTAGAGGGGAGTTGGAAAACAACAGAGGAATTCATGGTCGATATATCATCATCATCGCGAACAACATTCATGGTCGATATATCATCATCGTGTGCAAATTAGGATGGTATACGCCGGCACCTCGCGTGCCTACGTGCTGCATGCGTGCCAAACGTCAAAATTATCAGGATTGCACCATGATCAGCTCGGTGTTGCACGCCACACAAGTCGGATTCTCCTTTGAATGATTGGAACTCGAAGGACACTGGGTCACTGCACATTGATTGAGGGCTACCATGCCATCGGTCCTTGACGGCCACACATGAGATGTTGGCAGTGTTCTCTTTCCCTCTCCTCGACCTCCACGGCTTCATGCATGCATATACTATGCATCTGTGCATAGGGGAAATGAGCGAGCTGCCGTTGCATTTGGATGGGGGTTCCTTCCCGTTGCATGGCATCTGCATAGGCAGGAGAAGAATTGCGGGGGCGCTTAATTGGCCGCACCATGGGCCACAGTGTCTGGCTCACAGGGGTGCTTTGGGCAGTAGCCCCGCGCATATGGCCTTCTTCCCTCACTTTTGACAATGAATTTCGATGCGGCCAGCTGCTCCTCCTACAATCCGATAGAGGGACGGGTGCATGATGAGATGTGTTACTGTTAAGAGTGCTTTGTACCATGAAATGGGTTTCTCTTTCAATGATCAGGAGCGGCACAATGATCAGACTCGTGACGACCAACCACCCGCCGTTAACCAAACGGTGTACGAATGCTGTTAGTGGTCAAATCGTAATAAACCAAATAACTGTGGGAGCCGGTCGCTGATGTCCACTGCCAACCGCAAAAACCATCTCCAAAATGCATGAGCACGGCTTGCAATCAGCATGAATCACGTTTAAAAGATACCCTAACGAGGCTCCTCACATGGCGAGTTTGGCTACTGATCCAGTTGCAAGGCTGCCTTGAAGACGTGGGTATTCGTACCATGCCATGCTTTCAAGAGGAAGAAACTAGTAGTGGTACGTAAGTACAGAGCCTCACGCATATCATCCCATGAGATCGAGCAACGGCACACGTTGGatcacactaattaaaaacatgcaTCATTTCTAGATGTTTGAGTTTTTTTTCCGCGCAAGAGATTAATTGACCGATAACGCCAAATTATTTTGGTTCCCTAGAAAAAGAGTGTTCACCTCAAAGTCTCAACATTGGCCGTGACCAAATCATTAAGCACCATGGCCGTGCCTCCCCTGCTTGCTCTCTTTGTGGGGAGAGCGAGAACAACGAGCACATCCTCTTTAATTGTGTTTTAGCTAAACTAGGATGGAGTTGCGTCCGATCATGGTTGAATGTTCCCTGGAACCCGACTAGCATAGATGATCTACTTAACATCTTAAAAACCTTTGGGCCAGGTTGCTCGTGTGTTTTGGATCACCTTAGGTGCTTTTTGCTGGTCCTTAACTCCTTATGGACCATTAGAAACAAATTTATGATTGAATGATTATTTCCCAACTTCCCTTATGACTAATTGTTCAAAATGATTGCTTTTGTTCAGCATTGGAACCCTCTCGCCAAGTCTGTGGATGTTGATATTGTCGCCCTGATGGTCTCCAAGATCTGTGCCTCGTCCATCGTCCTTTCACCCCCCGCCAGCCTGATGTGGTCTCAACCTCCTTTACCTTTTATTCCGGGCCTGCGTGCCTTGGGTTCATTGTGCTGATGCGTACTTGGCTTGTATGCCGTTAACTTCGCAACCTCTTGCACTGTTTGTTTGAGTAGTTGCCGTGATGGTTTTATTTATAAAATCGGTCTGCTGCTTTTTTCCCAAGAAAATGTCAACACTTGAAGTTTTTGTTGTTGAAGACTGATTTTTCTACACCTAGGTACATTGCACCCATGATGAACAAAAGAATCAGAAAAAATagcaaaacaaatcaaaaaaatccGTAACTTTGTGGCTTCGGCATGACCAAATGTTTTAGGTGCTTGCAAAATTTGGTTGCCAAATGACACTTGAGGAGTCCTGTAAAAAAAAAGCTTTTGATGCAAAACTATCATTTGGCCCTCAACTTAATTATGAGTATGACAGGGCGTCATCTTCTTGCAGCGCGAGTCTCGGTGGGGGGACTTCTCCTTGTGGTGATTTGGCAGTAGCGGCCTGGATCATCCAGATCCCGGCAGGGATGGCGGCGGCCCGTGCACGAGAGATGGAGGTCTTCGAAtagatctgggtgaaaacctgctatTGGCTATTGCCAAGGCCGGCGATGACGACACTGTCTacgtcgttcccttcctgaaggtATCGCCATGAAGAAGTACAAGGCCactatctgctacctccgggggaacccTAAATCAGTACatcggatgacggcggctctctggtgtcgtttcccccttgggggcgtcaATCTTGGAGGTGCACACGGGCTCGAGGGACCGGAGGACGGcgcctttggtggagcggtgcttcatcataCACATTGATGGTGGCGGATCTCGGCGGTGTGGCGCTGTGGAGACTCGGCGTTTGATGCGCGGAGAAGGACTCGCGCAGGAGGGGGaagttgtctggcgtcatggtggcgttgatggcagagATGCCTAGCAAGGTTGGTGCATCAGTTCTGCTCTAAGGATGGATCGATGGAAGATGGAGGTGGCGGCCCTTGCAGCCTACGGTGCTCACTGAGAGTGTGCCAGACCGGTGTGGGACCCATTCTAGGTAGTGGCTTGGATGGGACACCCGACTTTAGATGTTAGGTTTTGgtccgatgtctgtttggtattaggcccggacaTTCGGCACACTTTCATCTAGAGGATAGGAGTTGCAACAACGATGCCAAGTTGGTGCCTTCAGGCTTATTGATGTATTACCTTATATGAtctttatgaataattaataatatggctgcatatGCATCGTCCAGATACAGATACCGGgtacatcctccttttcaaaaaaaaaaaatgttCTTCCAGATGTATTGCGACAGCTACCTTAAATAGAAAAAAAGGTGTGCCTGTCACCCATTTACTTGTGGAAACACAGTGAAGATTAGTGTGGCAAG is drawn from Triticum dicoccoides isolate Atlit2015 ecotype Zavitan chromosome 4A, WEW_v2.0, whole genome shotgun sequence and contains these coding sequences:
- the LOC119285014 gene encoding homeobox-leucine zipper protein HOX19-like — encoded protein: MSQEEVHDAGLALGLSLGGGGGGGGDGSSSAHRGSNSGRLTLWEAEPSLTLSMPDDTTMTGTASGGVSSMSVGGAVKRERAEEAELGEMVSSTAVGAEEDDDGSTRKKLRLTKEQSALLEDRFKEHSTLNPKQKVALAKQLNLRPRQVEVWFQNRRARTKLKQTEVDCEFLKRCCETLTEENRRLQRELQELRAIKFAPPPPPPNNASQHPGTPSSAAAPPAPFYMQLPAATLTICPSCERLGGTAAAATGKVDPDRPKAATHHFFNPFTHSAAC